The Aliiroseovarius pelagivivens genome contains a region encoding:
- the fliF gene encoding flagellar basal-body MS-ring/collar protein FliF, whose product MQQLISVWEAMDLRRRIIVIAATLAMFLAVIGLSRMATSTQMTLLYAGLESSAAGEVVQALDGRNVVYEIRGDSIFVDATRRDALRMTLASEGLPANSGKGYELLDGLSGFGTTSQMFDAAYWRAKEGELARTILASPMVRNARVHIANASSKQFRQRNDPTASVTLTTASGTLSSQQIKAFKFLVASAVPGLSPDKVSVIDSRAGLMGAEDLATGGTAATQDQAERLKQNVERLLEARVGFGNAVVELNLETATEQEQIRERRFDPESRVAVSTDTSESTNAANDSETGGVSVASNLPDGDGAAGGGSSSSNNSETRERVNYEVSETTREVLKSPGAVKRLTVAVLVDGIRTTSEDGSTEWAPRPDAELESLRELVAGAVGFDETRGDVITMKTMEFEQIEAAGSAPSSRFLGDLNIDAMSLIKLVILAIVTLGLGLFVVRPMLTAQAASPAIEPIGSLPAIGTPDARASTGEAPVGSADALTQSQAAPPALLAETSPAEKLSSVPTLAESENDPVQRLRDLISERQAETVEILRGWMEEDEEVTG is encoded by the coding sequence TTGCAGCAGTTGATCTCGGTTTGGGAGGCGATGGACCTACGGAGAAGGATCATCGTGATCGCCGCGACATTAGCCATGTTTTTGGCGGTGATCGGCCTGTCTCGTATGGCTACAAGCACGCAAATGACCCTTCTCTATGCGGGTCTCGAAAGCAGCGCTGCTGGCGAGGTTGTGCAGGCTCTTGATGGTCGCAATGTCGTCTATGAAATCCGGGGTGACTCGATCTTTGTTGATGCAACACGCCGTGATGCGCTTCGCATGACCTTGGCGAGTGAAGGCTTGCCCGCAAATTCGGGCAAGGGATACGAACTCTTGGATGGGCTTAGTGGGTTTGGCACAACGTCGCAGATGTTTGATGCCGCCTATTGGCGTGCCAAAGAAGGGGAACTGGCGCGCACGATATTGGCCAGCCCCATGGTACGCAATGCGCGCGTGCATATTGCGAATGCGTCGAGCAAACAATTTAGACAGCGAAATGATCCTACCGCCTCGGTTACGTTGACGACGGCCAGCGGGACGCTGTCCTCACAGCAGATCAAAGCGTTCAAGTTTCTTGTTGCATCGGCTGTGCCAGGTCTTTCGCCCGACAAAGTGTCAGTCATCGACAGTCGTGCAGGCCTCATGGGGGCGGAAGATCTTGCGACTGGCGGGACTGCTGCGACGCAAGATCAGGCAGAACGTCTTAAGCAGAACGTCGAGCGTCTGTTGGAAGCGCGGGTTGGGTTTGGGAATGCTGTGGTCGAACTGAACCTTGAAACGGCGACCGAGCAAGAGCAGATCCGTGAGCGGAGATTTGACCCAGAAAGTCGTGTGGCGGTGTCGACTGACACATCTGAAAGCACGAATGCAGCCAATGACAGCGAAACGGGGGGCGTAAGCGTCGCGTCGAATTTGCCGGATGGAGACGGCGCAGCCGGTGGCGGATCATCATCGTCGAATAACTCGGAAACACGTGAGCGTGTGAACTATGAGGTGTCCGAAACCACGCGCGAAGTCCTGAAATCTCCGGGGGCGGTGAAACGTTTGACGGTTGCTGTTCTAGTCGACGGCATTCGCACGACGTCGGAAGATGGAAGCACTGAATGGGCCCCACGCCCCGACGCCGAACTGGAAAGTCTGCGTGAACTGGTGGCTGGCGCGGTCGGGTTTGACGAAACGCGCGGGGACGTTATCACCATGAAGACCATGGAGTTCGAGCAGATCGAAGCTGCGGGCAGTGCGCCATCATCGAGGTTTCTTGGCGACCTAAATATTGATGCCATGTCTTTGATCAAGCTCGTGATCCTGGCGATTGTCACTCTTGGACTTGGGCTGTTTGTTGTGCGCCCCATGCTGACTGCTCAAGCCGCATCACCGGCGATCGAGCCGATTGGAAGTCTGCCTGCGATTGGAACACCGGATGCCAGAGCGAGTACCGGTGAAGCCCCGGTTGGTTCGGCTGACGCATTGACGCAGTCGCAAGCCGCGCCGCCAGCTTTATTGGCCGAGACATCGCCAGCGGAAAAACTATCTAGCGTGCCCACATTGGCCGAATCCGAAAACGATCCGGTCCAACGATTGCGGGATCTGATTTCCGAGCGCCAAGCCGAAACGGTCGAGATCCTGCGTGGGTGGATGGAAGAAGATGAGGAGGTCACGGGATGA
- the hisC gene encoding histidinol-phosphate transaminase encodes MTKPVPQPGIMQIKPYVGGASGIDGMSNVIKLSSNENPFGPSPLAVEAFQKAGHALHRYPNTDHASLRAAIGKLHGLDPERIICGVGSDEVITFLCQCYSGPETEVIYTEHGFSMYKISALAAGATPVMVPERERMVDVDEILKAVTPRTSLVFVTNPGNPTGTMVSRADLSRLARELPDGVLMVIDGAYAEYVEGFDGGASLVEKFPNVVMTRTFSKMYGLGGLRIGWGYASAEVIGVLNRVRGPFNLSMPQLDAAEAALGDHEHVERCLRENTRLRAWLAEALAALGVPSDTSCANFILARFADADEANACDDFLQSEGIIVRRVAGYALPNCLRITVGDEASCRRVAHMIGRFKGVTPATDDSNAEEGAS; translated from the coding sequence ATGACGAAACCTGTCCCCCAGCCGGGGATCATGCAGATCAAGCCCTATGTAGGCGGTGCCTCGGGCATCGACGGGATGTCGAATGTGATCAAGCTCAGCTCGAACGAGAACCCGTTCGGGCCAAGCCCGCTTGCCGTAGAGGCATTCCAAAAGGCAGGTCATGCGCTGCATCGCTATCCGAACACCGACCATGCCAGCCTTCGGGCGGCCATTGGCAAGCTGCACGGGCTGGATCCCGAGCGGATCATCTGTGGTGTCGGTTCGGACGAGGTGATTACCTTTCTCTGTCAGTGTTATAGCGGCCCCGAGACCGAGGTGATCTATACCGAGCACGGGTTCTCGATGTACAAGATCTCGGCCCTTGCGGCGGGTGCGACGCCGGTGATGGTGCCGGAACGCGAGCGCATGGTGGATGTGGACGAGATCCTGAAGGCGGTGACGCCCCGGACCTCTCTTGTGTTTGTGACCAATCCGGGCAACCCAACGGGCACTATGGTTAGCCGAGCCGACCTGTCGCGCCTTGCGCGCGAGCTTCCAGATGGCGTGTTGATGGTCATTGATGGCGCATATGCCGAGTATGTCGAAGGCTTTGATGGCGGAGCCTCGTTGGTCGAAAAGTTCCCGAATGTGGTCATGACGCGCACATTCTCGAAGATGTACGGCCTTGGTGGGCTGCGTATCGGTTGGGGGTATGCGTCGGCCGAGGTGATCGGGGTCCTAAACCGCGTGCGTGGGCCATTTAACCTGTCGATGCCCCAACTTGATGCTGCCGAAGCCGCGTTGGGCGACCATGAACATGTGGAACGCTGCCTGCGCGAAAACACACGTCTGCGGGCGTGGCTGGCCGAGGCTTTGGCCGCGCTGGGCGTGCCATCTGACACCTCTTGTGCGAATTTCATTCTTGCGCGCTTTGCCGATGCGGACGAGGCGAATGCCTGCGACGATTTTCTTCAAAGCGAAGGTATCATCGTGCGCCGCGTGGCCGGATATGCGCTGCCCAATTGCCTGCGTATCACGGTTGGG
- the fliP gene encoding flagellar type III secretion system pore protein FliP (The bacterial flagellar biogenesis protein FliP forms a type III secretion system (T3SS)-type pore required for flagellar assembly.), translating into MTGLSWLLAGVFWIASGDAGLSQDISISLGDDGSLATRTIQIFVLVTVLSLVPGLAIMITCFPFIVTVLSILRQAIGLQQSPPNMLIISLALFLTYFIMEPVFMEAWIKGAQPFSEGRMDIEPAFTAAIEPFRIFMANRIDPDTFTHLATLREETVGVDLSNSSPLSLLVPSFLLSEVERAFQIGFLVFLPFLIIDLVVAAILMSMGMMMVPPAIVSLPFKLAFFVVADGWTLISGALVRSYF; encoded by the coding sequence ATGACAGGGCTGAGCTGGCTACTGGCTGGTGTTTTCTGGATTGCTTCCGGAGATGCAGGGCTGTCGCAGGATATTTCGATCTCGTTGGGTGACGACGGATCACTGGCCACGCGCACGATCCAGATTTTCGTGTTGGTCACAGTGCTCAGTCTTGTGCCGGGGTTGGCGATCATGATCACGTGCTTCCCGTTCATTGTGACGGTACTGTCGATCCTGAGGCAAGCGATTGGCTTGCAGCAATCACCGCCCAATATGCTGATCATCAGCCTTGCGCTGTTCCTGACTTACTTCATCATGGAACCAGTGTTCATGGAGGCCTGGATCAAAGGCGCGCAGCCCTTCTCGGAAGGGCGCATGGATATAGAGCCAGCATTTACAGCCGCGATCGAACCCTTCCGCATCTTCATGGCCAATCGGATTGATCCTGACACGTTTACCCATTTGGCGACCTTGCGTGAGGAAACCGTGGGCGTGGACCTAAGCAACAGTTCTCCTTTGTCGCTGCTGGTCCCGTCATTCTTGCTATCCGAGGTCGAGAGGGCATTTCAGATCGGCTTTCTGGTCTTCCTGCCGTTTCTGATCATTGATCTGGTGGTTGCGGCCATTTTGATGTCGATGGGAATGATGATGGTGCCGCCGGCCATCGTCTCGCTACCGTTCAAACTGGCCTTCTTCGTCGTCGCCGACGGGTGGACGCTGATTTCCGGAGCCTTGGTCCGCAGCTATTTCTAG
- a CDS encoding alpha-hydroxy acid oxidase, whose product MPVITEIEDLRRIYKRRVPKMFYDYAESGSWSEQTFRENTSDFDKIYFRQRVAVDMDNRSTRTTMLGQDVSMPVALAPVGLTGMQCADGEIKAAKAAEEFGVPFTLSTMSICSIEDVAENTTAPFWFQVYTLKDDDFMRRLFDRARAAKCPAIVVTVDLQVLGQRHKDLKNGLSAPPKLTVKSVADMMTKVQWGLGMLGTKRRFFGNIVGHAEGVEDPSSLHTWTAQAFDPSLDWDRIKQFKKMWNGPMIVKGIMEPEDAIAAVNAGADAIIVSNHGGRQLDGALSSIRALPAILDAVGDKVEVHLDSGIRSGQDVLKAIAMGAKGTYIGRAYTYGLGAMGQEGVTRALEVLHKEMDISMAFCGHRDITKVDRKILRIPKGFSGDWED is encoded by the coding sequence ATGCCCGTCATTACCGAAATCGAAGATCTGCGCCGCATCTATAAGCGCCGCGTCCCAAAAATGTTCTATGACTATGCCGAAAGTGGCAGCTGGAGCGAGCAGACGTTCCGCGAGAACACCTCGGATTTTGACAAGATCTATTTCCGTCAGCGTGTCGCGGTGGACATGGACAACCGCTCAACCCGAACAACCATGCTGGGGCAGGATGTGTCGATGCCGGTGGCTCTGGCGCCTGTGGGCCTGACCGGCATGCAATGCGCAGACGGCGAAATCAAAGCAGCCAAGGCAGCGGAAGAATTCGGCGTGCCGTTCACCCTGTCCACGATGTCGATCTGCTCGATCGAGGATGTGGCCGAGAACACCACCGCCCCATTCTGGTTTCAGGTCTACACTCTGAAAGATGACGATTTCATGCGTCGTCTGTTCGACCGCGCACGCGCCGCAAAATGCCCGGCCATCGTAGTGACGGTAGATTTGCAGGTACTGGGCCAGCGCCACAAGGATTTGAAAAACGGACTGTCCGCCCCACCCAAGCTGACCGTGAAATCTGTGGCCGATATGATGACAAAGGTGCAATGGGGTCTGGGGATGCTCGGCACCAAGCGTCGTTTCTTCGGCAACATCGTGGGTCATGCAGAAGGGGTCGAGGACCCGTCATCTTTGCACACCTGGACCGCGCAAGCCTTTGATCCATCACTGGACTGGGATCGCATCAAGCAGTTCAAAAAGATGTGGAACGGTCCGATGATCGTCAAAGGGATCATGGAACCGGAGGATGCCATCGCCGCCGTAAACGCCGGGGCGGATGCCATCATCGTTTCCAACCACGGAGGGCGGCAACTGGACGGCGCGCTCAGTTCGATCCGGGCCCTTCCCGCAATTCTGGACGCGGTGGGCGACAAGGTCGAAGTACATCTCGACAGTGGCATTCGTTCCGGTCAGGACGTTTTGAAAGCCATCGCGATGGGCGCCAAGGGCACCTACATCGGTCGGGCCTACACCTATGGCCTGGGCGCCATGGGACAAGAAGGCGTGACCCGCGCGCTCGAGGTTTTGCACAAGGAAATGGATATCTCGATGGCCTTCTGTGGCCACAGGGATATCACCAAGGTAGACCGGAAAATCCTGCGCATCCCCAAGGGATTCTCGGGCGACTGGGAAGACTGA
- a CDS encoding FliM/FliN family flagellar motor switch protein, which yields MADPISQPELETDTSPFARVPIEVTISVGVARPTVKELLQLRQDDVLALDKRIEDPVDLYVGDRLIGQGELEEIEGDPNGQIAVRLTKLVDLKSGL from the coding sequence ATGGCTGATCCTATATCCCAACCTGAACTGGAAACCGACACAAGCCCCTTCGCGCGGGTTCCGATCGAGGTCACGATCTCGGTTGGGGTGGCGCGCCCGACGGTGAAAGAGCTGTTGCAGCTGAGACAAGATGACGTGTTGGCGCTGGACAAGCGGATAGAAGATCCGGTGGATCTTTATGTGGGTGACAGGCTGATTGGGCAGGGTGAACTTGAGGAAATCGAGGGTGACCCAAATGGACAGATTGCTGTTCGCCTGACCAAACTGGTCGACCTGAAATCAGGGCTGTAA
- a CDS encoding Hint domain-containing protein: MAGITMNMGYEGTFVISWAQTKVNLTDNAPLQTLTAGSDWQWSGEALRVDCTRELALLQNVGDQVDNRRRAAIFAHQLVGAATIGAAGLELLADDDPRLNVGFEVTDGYESYRVSLVVSPNGGCPLLVFAGAMPRANTTLRVVRANMVATQEDLLTEQPSGVAVLSEGTRVRTPSGECAVEELREGSVVLTREHGGQPVLWVGQRHVSEVRMMVHPETKPIRLRAGAIRSGQPDSDLLVSPHQQILVSGMRAQQLAGRDEVLASAADLVDGSLITTDRNASEISFYQVLLGRHEVIWANGVPVESQHPAFADLDTTNAEHRARLMSLFPQLDGMAARNAPAPYEIHDNLVQMGFA, encoded by the coding sequence ATGGCAGGTATAACCATGAATATGGGCTACGAAGGAACATTCGTAATTTCATGGGCGCAAACGAAGGTCAATTTGACCGACAATGCGCCTTTGCAAACACTAACCGCAGGATCAGATTGGCAATGGAGTGGAGAGGCGCTGCGCGTCGACTGCACGCGAGAGCTCGCGCTGTTGCAAAATGTCGGTGACCAAGTTGATAACAGGCGACGCGCCGCCATTTTTGCGCACCAGCTTGTCGGGGCCGCTACCATTGGTGCGGCCGGTCTTGAATTGCTGGCAGACGATGACCCCAGACTGAATGTCGGCTTTGAAGTCACGGATGGGTATGAAAGCTATCGTGTGTCGTTGGTCGTGTCGCCAAACGGGGGGTGTCCCCTTTTGGTTTTCGCTGGGGCTATGCCGCGTGCGAATACAACACTGCGCGTCGTGCGTGCCAATATGGTTGCAACGCAGGAAGATTTGCTGACCGAACAGCCCTCTGGTGTCGCTGTTCTTTCCGAGGGCACCCGCGTGCGTACGCCTTCGGGCGAATGCGCGGTCGAGGAGCTGCGCGAAGGCAGCGTGGTTCTGACCCGCGAACATGGTGGCCAGCCTGTTCTCTGGGTGGGTCAGCGCCACGTATCCGAGGTGCGCATGATGGTTCATCCTGAAACCAAGCCGATCCGTCTGCGGGCAGGCGCCATCCGGTCGGGACAACCGGATTCTGATTTGCTGGTTTCACCGCATCAACAGATCCTTGTATCCGGCATGCGAGCGCAGCAGCTGGCCGGTCGTGATGAAGTTCTTGCCAGCGCCGCGGATCTGGTCGATGGAAGCCTGATCACAACGGACCGGAATGCGTCCGAGATCTCATTCTATCAGGTCCTTCTAGGGCGGCATGAAGTGATCTGGGCCAATGGTGTTCCGGTTGAAAGCCAGCATCCTGCATTTGCTGATTTGGATACGACAAATGCAGAGCATCGCGCCCGCCTGATGAGCCTGTTTCCACAGCTTGATGGCATGGCCGCTCGCAATGCTCCGGCGCCTTATGAGATTCACGATAATTTGGTGCAGATGGGCTTCGCCTAG
- the rpsD gene encoding 30S ribosomal protein S4, with protein MTKRTAAKYKIDRRMGENIWGRPKSPVNRREYGPGQHGQRRKGKMSDFGLQLRAKQKLKGYYGDLTEKQFRRIYGEAERVKGDTGENLIGLLERRLDAVVYRAKFVPTVFAARQFVNHGHVKVNGQKVNIPSYRVKEGDVIEVRDKSKQMALVLEAVGLAERDVPDYIEADHSKLTATFTRTPGLSDVPYPVIMEPNLVVEFYAKN; from the coding sequence ATGACCAAAAGAACTGCTGCCAAGTACAAAATTGACCGCCGTATGGGCGAAAACATCTGGGGACGTCCGAAGTCGCCGGTAAACCGTCGCGAATACGGCCCCGGCCAGCACGGCCAGCGCCGCAAGGGCAAAATGTCGGACTTCGGTCTGCAGCTGCGCGCCAAGCAGAAGCTGAAAGGCTACTACGGCGACCTGACCGAGAAACAGTTCCGCCGCATCTATGGCGAAGCCGAGCGTGTTAAAGGCGACACCGGTGAAAACCTGATTGGTCTGCTGGAGCGTCGTCTGGACGCTGTTGTGTATCGCGCCAAATTCGTGCCGACCGTTTTCGCTGCACGTCAGTTCGTGAACCACGGCCACGTTAAAGTTAACGGCCAGAAAGTGAACATTCCTTCGTACCGCGTCAAAGAAGGCGACGTCATCGAAGTGCGTGACAAGTCCAAGCAGATGGCTCTGGTTCTGGAAGCTGTTGGTCTGGCCGAGCGTGATGTACCTGACTACATCGAAGCTGATCATTCGAAGCTGACCGCCACCTTCACCCGCACCCCCGGCCTGTCGGACGTGCCTTATCCGGTGATCATGGAACCGAACCTCGTGGTCGAATTCTACGCGAAGAACTAA
- a CDS encoding FliH/SctL family protein, which translates to MSIRFALEDFGDGLGAVGQSHASAQITLSRADLEVQLEARKLEGYEAGYQSGWDDAAKSMDEDSARVQSEFARNLEDLGFTYQEARSHVLSSLEPLLNQVLQVVLPKAIDEAIGPIVSEAMMPLAAEMADAPIDVLVSPGSRPTLEAFLQGVSSVPFEIFEKDTLPDGQIYLRSGESECRVDLSTAVARISDALDALYHVNEKAFDHG; encoded by the coding sequence ATGAGCATTCGGTTCGCTCTTGAAGACTTCGGCGATGGATTGGGTGCGGTTGGGCAGTCGCACGCAAGCGCCCAGATCACGCTGAGCCGCGCTGACCTTGAAGTGCAGTTAGAGGCGCGCAAACTGGAAGGGTACGAAGCAGGATATCAATCCGGGTGGGATGATGCCGCGAAGTCCATGGACGAGGATAGCGCGCGTGTACAATCTGAATTTGCCCGAAACCTGGAAGATCTGGGATTTACTTATCAAGAAGCGCGCAGCCATGTCCTATCGTCCTTGGAACCGCTTCTGAACCAAGTGCTTCAGGTCGTGTTGCCCAAGGCGATTGACGAGGCTATCGGCCCAATCGTGTCTGAGGCAATGATGCCCTTGGCGGCGGAAATGGCCGATGCGCCTATTGATGTGCTGGTGTCGCCAGGAAGCCGACCGACGCTTGAAGCATTTCTACAGGGTGTGAGCTCGGTCCCGTTTGAGATTTTCGAGAAAGATACGCTGCCGGATGGGCAGATTTATCTGCGTTCTGGGGAAAGCGAATGCCGCGTGGATCTATCCACCGCCGTGGCGCGCATCTCGGACGCTCTAGACGCATTGTATCACGTGAATGAAAAGGCGTTTGATCATGGCTGA